A window from Streptomyces subrutilus encodes these proteins:
- a CDS encoding S-(hydroxymethyl)mycothiol dehydrogenase has translation MAQQVRGVVARAKGEPVRLETIVVPDPGPGEAVVKIKSCGVCHTDLHYREGGINDEFPFLLGHEAAGTVESVGEGVTEVAPGDYVVLNWRAVCGDCRACRRGRPWYCFNTHNAKQRMTLTDGTELSPALGIGAFAEKTLVAAGQCTKVDPAASPAAAGLLGCGVMAGIGAAINTGGVGRGDSVAVIGCGGVGAAAVAGSALAGASRVIAVDIDDRKLETARRLGATHTVNSRSQEAVEAIRALTGGHGADVVIEAVGRPETYEQAFYARDLAGTVVLVGVPTPEMRIDLPLLDVFGRGGALKSSWYGDCLPSRDFPMLIDLYLQGRLDLDAFVTETIELDGVEEAFARMHEGDVLRSVVLL, from the coding sequence ATGGCACAGCAGGTACGAGGCGTGGTCGCCCGGGCGAAGGGCGAACCCGTCCGGTTGGAGACCATCGTGGTGCCGGACCCCGGTCCGGGCGAGGCCGTGGTGAAGATCAAGTCGTGCGGCGTGTGCCACACCGACCTGCACTACCGGGAGGGCGGAATCAACGACGAGTTCCCCTTCCTCCTCGGTCACGAGGCGGCCGGCACGGTCGAGTCCGTGGGCGAGGGCGTGACCGAGGTGGCACCCGGCGACTACGTGGTGCTCAACTGGCGCGCGGTGTGCGGTGATTGCCGTGCGTGTCGCCGCGGCCGCCCCTGGTACTGCTTCAACACCCACAACGCGAAGCAGCGGATGACCCTGACGGACGGCACCGAGCTGTCCCCGGCCCTCGGCATCGGCGCCTTCGCCGAGAAGACCCTGGTAGCGGCCGGCCAGTGCACCAAGGTCGACCCGGCCGCGTCGCCGGCCGCGGCCGGCCTGCTCGGCTGCGGCGTGATGGCCGGCATCGGCGCCGCGATCAACACCGGCGGTGTCGGCCGCGGCGACTCGGTCGCCGTGATCGGCTGCGGCGGCGTCGGCGCGGCGGCGGTGGCGGGCTCGGCGCTCGCCGGTGCGTCGCGCGTCATCGCCGTCGACATCGACGACCGCAAGCTGGAGACCGCGCGCAGGCTGGGTGCCACGCACACCGTCAACTCCCGTTCGCAGGAGGCGGTGGAGGCGATCCGCGCCCTCACCGGCGGACACGGCGCCGACGTCGTCATCGAGGCGGTGGGCCGCCCGGAGACGTACGAGCAGGCCTTCTACGCGCGCGACCTGGCCGGCACCGTCGTCCTGGTCGGCGTGCCGACTCCCGAGATGCGCATCGACCTGCCGCTCCTGGACGTGTTCGGCCGGGGCGGCGCCCTGAAGTCCTCCTGGTACGGCGACTGCCTGCCGTCCCGGGACTTCCCGATGCTGATCGACCTGTACCTCCAGGGGCGACTGGACCTGGACGCCTTCGTCACCGAGACCATCGAGCTGGACGGTGTCGAGGAGGCCTTCGCCCGCATGCACGAGGGCGACGTGCTCCGTTCGGTGGTGCTGCTGTGA
- a CDS encoding phytoene desaturase family protein, with translation MPAQAEVSRDVYDVVIVGGGHNGLVAATYLARAGRSVLVLERLDVTGGAAVSTRAFAGVDARLSRYSYLVSLLPSKIVDDLGLEFAVRKRSVSSYTPTVRGGRATGLFVGGGEERTRASFRALTGSDTEYAAWRDFYATTGNVARSVFPTLTEPLPTREALRARIGDDAAWHMLFEQPLGITLEERFRDDLVRGVVLTDALIGTFSNAHDASLAQNICFLYHIIGGGTGDWDVPVGGMGAFTDALLGAARGAGSEIVTGHEVLGIEPGHPHSVVTYRTGSGEGSVAARKVLVNASPEALAELIGDGAPAERAEGAQLKVNMLLRRLPRLRDTSVDPREAFAGTFHISEGYGQLETAYREAAAGSLPSAPPSEIYCHSITDPTVLSPELAGRGYQTLTMFGLHAPARLFAADNEAKREALLKSALAELDSVLAEPIADCLAVDRDGRPCVEAKTPVDLEHDLRLPGGNIFHRSLALPFADESRPTGRWGVETAHENVLLCGAGAVRGGGVSGIPGHNAAMAVLER, from the coding sequence ATGCCTGCACAAGCCGAAGTCTCCAGGGACGTCTACGACGTCGTCATCGTCGGTGGTGGCCACAACGGGCTCGTCGCCGCCACCTACCTCGCTCGGGCCGGTCGCTCCGTGCTCGTCCTCGAACGGCTCGACGTCACGGGCGGCGCCGCCGTCTCGACCCGGGCGTTCGCGGGCGTGGACGCGCGCCTGTCCCGCTACTCCTACCTCGTCTCCCTCCTGCCGTCGAAGATCGTCGACGACCTCGGGCTGGAGTTCGCCGTGCGCAAGCGCTCGGTCTCCTCCTACACGCCCACGGTCCGCGGCGGCCGCGCCACCGGCCTGTTCGTCGGGGGCGGCGAGGAGCGGACCCGCGCCTCCTTCCGTGCCCTCACCGGTTCCGACACCGAGTACGCGGCGTGGCGGGACTTCTACGCGACCACCGGCAACGTCGCCCGCAGCGTCTTCCCCACGCTGACCGAGCCGCTGCCCACCCGGGAGGCGCTGCGGGCCCGGATCGGCGACGACGCCGCGTGGCACATGCTCTTCGAGCAGCCGCTGGGCATCACGCTCGAAGAGCGCTTCCGGGACGACCTGGTGCGCGGCGTCGTGCTCACCGACGCCCTCATCGGCACCTTCAGCAACGCACACGACGCGTCCCTCGCCCAGAACATCTGCTTCCTCTACCACATCATCGGCGGGGGCACGGGAGACTGGGACGTGCCCGTCGGCGGCATGGGCGCCTTCACCGACGCCCTCCTCGGGGCGGCCCGGGGGGCCGGGAGCGAGATCGTCACCGGGCACGAGGTGCTCGGCATCGAGCCCGGCCATCCGCACTCCGTGGTCACCTACCGCACCGGATCGGGCGAGGGCAGCGTCGCCGCCCGCAAGGTCCTGGTCAACGCCTCCCCCGAGGCCCTCGCCGAGCTCATCGGCGACGGGGCGCCGGCCGAACGGGCCGAGGGCGCCCAGCTCAAGGTCAACATGCTGCTGCGCCGGCTGCCGCGCCTGCGCGACACCTCCGTCGACCCGCGCGAGGCGTTCGCCGGCACCTTCCACATCTCCGAGGGCTACGGTCAGCTGGAGACGGCCTACCGGGAGGCCGCGGCGGGTTCGCTGCCGTCGGCGCCGCCCTCCGAGATCTACTGCCACTCGATCACCGACCCCACCGTCCTTTCCCCCGAACTGGCCGGGCGCGGCTACCAGACGCTGACGATGTTCGGACTCCACGCGCCCGCCCGGCTGTTCGCCGCCGACAACGAGGCGAAGCGCGAGGCCCTGCTCAAGTCGGCCCTCGCCGAGCTCGACTCCGTCCTGGCCGAGCCCATCGCGGACTGCCTGGCGGTCGACCGGGACGGCAGGCCGTGCGTCGAGGCCAAGACCCCCGTCGACCTGGAGCACGACCTCCGGCTGCCCGGGGGCAACATCTTCCACCGGTCGCTGGCCCTGCCGTTCGCCGACGAGTCCAGGCCGACCGGCCGCTGGGGCGTCGAGACGGCGCACGAGAACGTGCTGCTCTGCGGGGCGGGCGCGGTCCGCGGCGGCGGAGTCAGCGGCATCCCCGGCCACAACGCGGCCATGGCCGTACTGGAGCGGTAG
- a CDS encoding GntR family transcriptional regulator yields the protein MPAYLQIVRQVEQALRMGALTEGDKLPTAAQVAATTKVNPNTTLKAYRELEREGLVEVRQGSGTYITRSLAAPQTAPESPVRRRLAEWMADVRDQGLTAHEVTDLFASVRDACYPPTHAHPSPGPPVGPDDAPGASATG from the coding sequence ATGCCGGCCTACCTCCAGATCGTCCGGCAGGTGGAGCAGGCGCTGCGCATGGGGGCCCTGACCGAGGGCGACAAGCTGCCCACCGCGGCGCAGGTCGCCGCGACCACCAAAGTCAACCCCAACACCACCCTGAAGGCCTACCGGGAGCTGGAACGGGAAGGCCTGGTGGAGGTGCGGCAGGGTTCGGGCACCTACATCACCCGCTCCCTGGCCGCCCCGCAGACCGCGCCGGAATCGCCCGTCCGCCGCCGCCTCGCGGAGTGGATGGCCGACGTACGGGACCAGGGCCTGACGGCGCACGAGGTGACCGACCTGTTCGCCTCCGTCCGCGACGCCTGCTACCCGCCCACCCACGCCCACCCCTCCCCCGGCCCCCCGGTCGGCCCGGACGACGCCCCGGGCGCGTCCGCTACGGGATGA
- a CDS encoding NmrA family NAD(P)-binding protein, with protein MIVVMGATGATGNALLHSLLALGTPVRALTRTPHRPIPGIAAAHRPLVEVRYADATEPQTLHTAFRGAGRLFLALANSPAQVRLETRVIDIAARSGIGHIVKISAPAAEPDSPVAVSRGHHAVEEHLRASGLTHTVLRPYAFMQNLLRLAPTVARGVILGAMGAAPCNHIDSRDIGDFAAAALTRPDVAGGTYTLTGPEAVSYPELAARLTILTGRQVRYVDLTPDDLREHLVRRAHMPTWLADHVTEIQQLALARPETPTTTVTDVLGRPPRTLDAFLHEHRAHFSG; from the coding sequence ATGATCGTTGTCATGGGAGCGACCGGAGCAACCGGAAACGCCCTGCTCCACAGCCTCCTCGCCCTCGGCACACCCGTCCGCGCGCTGACCCGTACCCCGCACAGGCCCATCCCCGGCATCGCCGCCGCACACCGGCCGCTCGTCGAGGTCCGGTACGCCGACGCCACCGAACCCCAGACGCTGCACACCGCCTTCCGGGGCGCCGGCCGGCTCTTCCTGGCCCTGGCCAACAGCCCCGCGCAGGTCCGACTCGAAACCCGCGTCATCGACATCGCAGCCCGCAGCGGCATCGGCCACATCGTGAAGATATCCGCGCCCGCCGCCGAACCCGACTCCCCGGTCGCCGTCTCCCGCGGACACCACGCCGTCGAGGAACACCTGCGCGCCAGCGGACTCACCCACACCGTCCTGCGCCCCTACGCGTTCATGCAGAACCTCCTGCGCCTGGCCCCCACCGTCGCCCGAGGCGTCATCCTCGGCGCGATGGGCGCCGCGCCCTGCAACCACATCGACTCCCGCGACATCGGCGACTTCGCCGCGGCCGCCCTCACCCGGCCCGACGTCGCGGGCGGCACCTACACCCTGACCGGACCGGAAGCCGTCTCGTACCCCGAACTCGCCGCACGTCTGACCATCCTGACGGGCCGCCAGGTCCGCTACGTCGACCTCACCCCGGACGACCTGCGCGAGCACCTCGTCCGCCGCGCCCACATGCCCACCTGGCTCGCCGACCACGTGACGGAGATCCAGCAACTCGCGCTCGCCCGGCCCGAGACCCCCACCACCACGGTCACGGACGTCCTCGGCCGCCCACCCCGCACCCTCGACGCCTTCCTGCACGAACACCGGGCCCACTTCAGCGGATAG
- a CDS encoding MarR family winged helix-turn-helix transcriptional regulator, translated as MTRDGIDGEAPTLDQARRQVEHYGLEVDPQAVLVAVRLISAGARVGRAAEAHFARFGLSTGRYRLLADLEDHGGEKSPSRLALDLDVSRATVTGLLDGLERDGLIARRPSAEDGRGTVAVLTARGAQRLRDMASDHFGRLEAMVGGLSADERAVFLDLLARVVRGSAALTAD; from the coding sequence ATGACGAGGGACGGCATCGACGGCGAGGCGCCCACGCTGGACCAGGCCAGGCGGCAGGTCGAGCACTACGGGCTGGAGGTCGATCCGCAGGCGGTTCTGGTCGCCGTGCGGCTGATTTCGGCGGGGGCGAGGGTCGGCCGGGCGGCCGAGGCGCACTTCGCCCGGTTCGGTCTGTCGACGGGGCGCTACCGGCTGCTCGCCGACCTCGAAGACCACGGCGGGGAGAAGTCCCCGTCGCGCCTGGCGCTCGACCTCGACGTCTCCCGGGCCACGGTCACCGGCCTGCTGGACGGTCTTGAGCGGGACGGCCTGATCGCCCGCCGCCCGTCCGCGGAGGACGGCCGGGGGACGGTGGCCGTCCTCACCGCGCGCGGTGCGCAGCGCCTCCGGGACATGGCGTCCGATCATTTCGGGCGGCTGGAGGCGATGGTGGGAGGCCTTTCCGCCGACGAACGGGCGGTGTTCCTGGACCTGCTCGCCCGCGTCGTGCGCGGCAGTGCGGCCCTGACCGCCGACTGA
- the lanL gene encoding class IV lanthionine synthetase LanL: protein MVEPVGAGRAHGGRAGRDDNRDNRDGRDDVSARDLRERLGALVGGHGRRCRADGVWLYLFDAAMPAYEHGWKLHLSARPEDLAATVELVVPVLLRYTCDAKFAVSAAVLREVNSGAGDPHVVGKAVTVYPRARDLVALAGELAEVLAGRPGPRVLSDRRVRQDSPVYYRYGPFRVSGPGAAALVMTGPDGQGFAGRASARYRQPPWAADPFGRPAPGAGRASHQVGGRFRLTAGIARSPHGDVYRGVDETTGDRVVVKQARAHTGADDDGVDACGRLRHEHGVLAALDGVHGVPRLLDHLRHGEDEFLVMTDCGPADLRREVLERGPYRWRSGRDVTALAHRLLTVLDAVHARGVVVCDLKPGNVVLDADGAGHVVDFGISALGGSRPAGATRGYSLPVYRAGRAPEPADDLYALGATLHYALTGMDPVVVDPDPAVNRARTLACLAAALPGAARRPLRRLVAALLLPDPGERTAAAHRFRSGGPALPGPAARSGGGRVPSPPRISAGLLDEVIAHTVATCVRAVPGLLAAPGPHPPGSSLTLYAGAAGVGLELLRHLDRPGVPRAVTELARRTLDHPELPILGAGLYTGRTGVDVFLRSAAALLGAPAPRPCAPPAYDTTGDQIGGAAGVGTGHLVMARQAYEAGRTEEARHHLSVAGACADALPAPAPADAADPRSGRPASSSDAAYEDGFAHGAAGIVHFLHAHHRLSGDPAVGAAARGALARLAARTPGLLAAAGRPEASRRYGSWCRGLAGVGTVLVETGVREEDADLLALGVRCARACHRLAPGMSLVSQCCGLSGVGELLVDAAYATGDDRLWDAAEEVAGLILARSGGTARRPLFPDHTLAGTGVAWATGGAGVLSFVRRLRARGGTRLCTPA, encoded by the coding sequence GTGGTGGAGCCGGTCGGGGCGGGACGCGCGCACGGCGGACGCGCCGGGCGCGACGACAACCGCGACAACCGCGACGGCCGCGACGACGTGTCCGCGCGGGACCTGCGGGAACGGCTCGGCGCGCTCGTCGGCGGCCACGGCAGGCGCTGCCGTGCGGACGGGGTCTGGCTCTACCTGTTCGACGCCGCGATGCCCGCGTACGAGCACGGCTGGAAACTTCACCTCTCGGCCAGGCCCGAGGACCTCGCGGCGACGGTGGAGCTGGTCGTGCCGGTCCTGCTGCGGTACACCTGCGACGCCAAGTTCGCCGTGAGCGCCGCGGTGCTGCGGGAGGTGAACAGCGGGGCGGGCGATCCCCACGTCGTGGGCAAGGCCGTCACGGTCTACCCGCGCGCCCGGGACCTCGTGGCGCTCGCGGGCGAACTGGCGGAGGTTCTGGCCGGCCGCCCCGGCCCGCGGGTGCTCAGCGACCGCCGGGTGCGGCAGGACTCCCCCGTCTACTACCGGTACGGCCCCTTCCGGGTCTCGGGCCCCGGCGCGGCCGCCCTCGTCATGACCGGTCCGGACGGCCAGGGCTTCGCCGGCCGCGCGAGCGCCCGCTACCGCCAGCCGCCCTGGGCGGCGGATCCCTTCGGACGGCCCGCCCCCGGCGCCGGCCGGGCCTCGCACCAGGTCGGCGGCCGGTTCCGGCTCACCGCGGGCATCGCCCGTTCCCCGCACGGAGACGTCTACCGCGGCGTCGACGAGACGACCGGCGACCGCGTGGTGGTCAAACAGGCCAGGGCGCACACCGGTGCGGACGACGACGGCGTGGACGCGTGCGGCAGGCTGCGCCACGAGCACGGCGTGCTGGCGGCCCTGGACGGGGTGCACGGCGTGCCCCGGCTCTTGGACCACCTGCGCCACGGCGAGGACGAGTTCCTGGTCATGACCGACTGCGGCCCCGCCGACCTGCGCCGCGAGGTGCTGGAGCGCGGTCCCTACCGGTGGCGGAGCGGCCGCGACGTCACCGCGCTCGCCCACCGGCTGCTGACCGTCCTCGACGCGGTGCACGCGCGCGGGGTCGTGGTGTGCGACCTCAAGCCCGGCAACGTGGTCCTCGACGCCGACGGCGCCGGCCACGTGGTCGACTTCGGGATCAGCGCCCTCGGCGGCTCCCGGCCGGCCGGTGCGACGCGCGGCTACTCGCTGCCCGTGTACCGCGCGGGCCGCGCGCCCGAGCCCGCCGACGACCTCTACGCGCTGGGCGCGACCCTGCACTACGCGCTGACGGGCATGGACCCGGTCGTCGTCGACCCGGATCCCGCCGTCAACCGCGCCCGCACGCTCGCCTGCCTGGCCGCGGCCCTGCCCGGCGCCGCCCGTCGCCCGTTGCGCCGGCTGGTCGCCGCGCTCCTGCTCCCCGACCCCGGCGAGCGGACCGCGGCCGCGCACCGGTTCCGGTCCGGCGGCCCCGCGCTGCCCGGCCCGGCGGCGCGGTCCGGCGGGGGCCGCGTCCCGTCGCCGCCGCGGATCTCCGCCGGCCTGCTGGACGAGGTGATCGCCCACACGGTCGCCACCTGCGTCCGCGCCGTCCCCGGCCTCCTCGCCGCACCGGGCCCCCACCCTCCCGGTTCGTCGTTGACCCTGTACGCGGGCGCGGCCGGCGTCGGCCTGGAACTGCTCCGGCACCTGGACCGGCCGGGTGTGCCACGGGCCGTCACGGAGCTGGCCCGGCGCACCCTGGACCATCCCGAACTGCCGATCCTGGGCGCGGGTTTGTACACCGGCCGCACCGGTGTCGACGTGTTCCTGCGTTCCGCCGCCGCACTGCTCGGGGCGCCCGCGCCCCGGCCCTGCGCTCCCCCGGCGTACGACACCACGGGCGATCAGATCGGCGGAGCGGCCGGCGTCGGCACGGGCCACCTGGTGATGGCCCGGCAGGCGTACGAGGCCGGGCGGACGGAGGAGGCCCGGCACCATCTGAGCGTGGCGGGCGCCTGCGCCGACGCCCTGCCCGCCCCCGCCCCCGCCGACGCGGCGGATCCGCGGTCCGGCCGGCCCGCGTCCTCCTCGGACGCGGCGTACGAGGACGGCTTCGCCCACGGCGCCGCGGGCATCGTCCACTTCCTGCACGCCCACCACCGCCTCTCGGGCGATCCCGCGGTCGGCGCCGCCGCCCGCGGCGCCCTCGCCCGCCTCGCGGCCCGCACCCCGGGGCTGTTGGCCGCGGCGGGCCGGCCCGAGGCCAGCCGGCGCTACGGCTCGTGGTGCCGCGGCCTGGCGGGGGTCGGGACGGTCCTGGTCGAGACGGGGGTCCGGGAGGAGGACGCGGACCTGCTCGCCCTGGGCGTACGGTGCGCCCGCGCCTGCCACCGGCTCGCGCCGGGGATGAGCCTGGTGTCCCAGTGCTGCGGCCTGTCCGGCGTCGGTGAACTGCTGGTCGACGCCGCGTACGCCACCGGCGACGACCGCCTGTGGGACGCGGCCGAGGAGGTTGCCGGGCTGATACTCGCCCGGAGCGGCGGCACGGCGCGCCGTCCGCTGTTCCCCGATCACACCCTCGCGGGCACCGGGGTCGCCTGGGCCACCGGCGGCGCGGGCGTCCTGTCCTTCGTCCGCCGCCTGCGCGCCCGCGGCGGCACGCGCCTGTGCACGCCGGCCTGA
- a CDS encoding ABC transporter permease — protein sequence MSAPTRETATRPAPAARPGGPRGMAWLMVRQHRFTLLFWTAATVAAAAWLVYQRSAMLDDLRAAGRDGRPVFEADPNLFHRIGEQLNSAGGMLGGLPVLLGAFLGAPLIASDREQGTARLVTTQSFTRTRWLLWKLGFAVVVVVATTLPLSLLYARWSRAAGPAALDNWLDSPVFDVTGPMLVASALCTTALGIAVGALARRAVIATMLTFVASGALMTAIAYLRPGLATPRRLVYPFGADRPGGYDGSVEVDRWISTASGELYGWSTCVHDAEPEGCRARLGIVNSVQDYFGHDQMAGMQWATAGVFLALAAVFVTAFLLRTRRGAL from the coding sequence GTGAGCGCCCCGACCCGGGAGACCGCCACCCGCCCCGCCCCGGCCGCCCGCCCCGGCGGACCGCGCGGCATGGCCTGGCTCATGGTGCGCCAGCACCGCTTCACGCTCCTCTTCTGGACGGCGGCCACGGTGGCCGCGGCCGCCTGGCTGGTCTACCAGCGGTCCGCGATGCTCGACGACCTGCGCGCCGCGGGCCGGGACGGCCGTCCCGTCTTCGAGGCCGACCCGAACCTCTTCCACCGGATCGGCGAGCAACTGAACTCCGCCGGCGGGATGCTGGGCGGCCTGCCGGTCCTGCTCGGCGCGTTCCTCGGCGCGCCGCTCATCGCCTCCGACCGGGAGCAGGGAACGGCCCGGCTGGTCACCACCCAGTCGTTCACCCGGACCCGCTGGCTGCTCTGGAAGCTCGGCTTCGCCGTGGTCGTGGTCGTCGCCACGACACTGCCCCTGAGCCTGCTCTACGCCCGGTGGTCGCGGGCCGCCGGCCCGGCCGCCCTCGACAACTGGCTGGACAGCCCGGTCTTCGACGTCACCGGTCCGATGCTGGTGGCCTCGGCGCTGTGCACGACCGCCCTCGGCATCGCCGTCGGAGCGCTGGCCCGCAGGGCCGTGATCGCCACGATGCTGACCTTCGTGGCCTCCGGCGCCCTGATGACGGCCATCGCCTACCTGAGGCCCGGCCTGGCCACCCCGCGCCGGCTCGTCTACCCCTTCGGCGCCGACCGTCCGGGCGGGTACGACGGGTCCGTCGAGGTCGACCGGTGGATCTCCACCGCGTCCGGAGAGCTCTACGGCTGGAGCACCTGCGTCCACGACGCCGAGCCCGAGGGCTGCCGCGCCCGGCTCGGCATCGTCAACTCCGTGCAGGACTATTTCGGTCACGATCAGATGGCGGGCATGCAGTGGGCCACCGCGGGGGTGTTCCTGGCCCTAGCCGCCGTCTTCGTGACCGCGTTCCTGCTGCGCACCCGGCGCGGTGCGCTCTAG
- a CDS encoding SflA family class IV lanthipeptide has product MSSLELQIRDAGPLDLEDEPIAFEDDVDPGRRVEACLADPWVTATTRFACD; this is encoded by the coding sequence ATGAGCTCCCTGGAACTTCAGATCCGTGACGCGGGTCCGCTCGACCTGGAGGACGAGCCGATCGCGTTCGAGGACGATGTGGACCCGGGCCGCCGCGTCGAGGCGTGTCTGGCCGACCCGTGGGTCACGGCGACGACCCGGTTCGCCTGCGACTGA
- a CDS encoding acyl-CoA dehydrogenase family protein, producing MLGAPGWPSRGRTSPSPTPPPVPRSPPRHAPRELTTSVSPGPSPGCSLVASTDGPRHARLDGWGYSREYPVEQWMRDAKLEEREEGTSDIMRIVISRHLP from the coding sequence GTGCTCGGGGCCCCCGGATGGCCGTCGCGGGGGCGTACGTCGCCGTCGCCGACGCCGCCGCCCGTACCGCGTTCGCCGCCCAGGCACGCGCCGAGGGAGCTCACCACCTCGGTCTCACCGGGGCCCTCGCCCGGGTGCTCGCTCGTTGCCTCTACCGACGGGCCTCGGCACGCTCGGCTCGACGGATGGGGCTACTCGCGCGAGTACCCGGTGGAACAGTGGATGCGGGATGCCAAACTCGAAGAGAGAGAAGAAGGCACCTCGGACATCATGCGCATCGTGATCTCGCGTCACCTGCCCTGA
- a CDS encoding phospholipase, translating into MTAHLRRNTRPRMVMALVTALLGFIGATAFGTTPAAAADQRQAVYAIAHRVDTLAGVDAALKHGANSIEIDVCAWWNPNEWRAYHDCSSAGENRLGPSFDSMIDRILSHANAGRRLALVWLDIKDPNYCGEEPNRTCSVAGLRDKAQRLTGAGIQVLYGFYEYHGGSTPDVGGRGWKSLEGRLGALEGMTTTGTRDQVVGAFNRSGSGIPNGRRVMDYGDSDITRGFGNCTEATWNTCAELKKGAGDRAAGRLAATLSWTTTYNDPWYVDKLLGDARVDGIIAGYGAFTGVREYDDSWQCANSITMIRDWVNRHGSTHRMATSGDRMFR; encoded by the coding sequence TTGACCGCACACTTACGCCGAAACACCCGGCCCCGGATGGTCATGGCCCTGGTCACGGCGCTGCTGGGCTTCATCGGCGCCACCGCGTTCGGCACGACCCCGGCGGCCGCGGCCGATCAGCGCCAGGCGGTCTACGCCATCGCGCACCGGGTCGACACCCTGGCCGGCGTGGACGCCGCGCTCAAGCACGGCGCCAACAGCATCGAGATCGACGTGTGCGCCTGGTGGAACCCGAACGAATGGCGCGCCTACCACGACTGTTCCTCGGCCGGTGAGAACCGGCTGGGCCCCAGCTTCGACAGCATGATCGACCGCATCCTCTCCCACGCCAACGCCGGGCGCCGGCTGGCACTGGTCTGGCTGGACATCAAGGACCCCAACTACTGCGGCGAGGAGCCGAACCGCACGTGCAGCGTCGCCGGGCTGCGCGACAAGGCGCAGCGGCTGACGGGTGCCGGGATCCAGGTGCTGTACGGCTTCTACGAGTACCACGGCGGCAGCACCCCCGACGTCGGCGGCCGGGGCTGGAAGAGCCTGGAGGGCAGGCTCGGCGCTCTGGAGGGCATGACCACCACGGGGACCCGCGACCAGGTCGTGGGCGCCTTCAACCGCTCCGGTTCCGGAATCCCGAACGGCCGCCGGGTCATGGACTACGGCGACTCCGACATCACCAGGGGATTCGGCAACTGCACCGAAGCCACCTGGAACACGTGCGCGGAGTTGAAGAAGGGCGCCGGGGACCGCGCCGCCGGACGGCTCGCGGCCACGCTGTCGTGGACGACCACGTACAACGACCCCTGGTACGTCGACAAGCTGCTGGGCGACGCGCGCGTGGACGGCATCATCGCCGGATACGGAGCCTTCACCGGCGTGCGCGAGTACGACGACAGCTGGCAGTGCGCCAACTCCATCACCATGATCCGCGACTGGGTGAACCGGCACGGCTCCACCCACCGCATGGCCACCAGCGGGGACCGCATGTTCAGGTGA
- a CDS encoding ABC transporter ATP-binding protein, giving the protein MPVTTSDAATARWALEAEGLGKKYRRGWALWDCTFRVPVGRVAALVGPNGAGKSTLLGLATQLVEPTTGELRILGVPVGRPGSMARWAYIAQDKPMFTYFTVADTLRMGRELNPSWDQATALRIVEGGRLAPGARIRELSAGQRTRVAFALAFAARPELLLLDEPMADLDPVARDEMGALLLAEAAEHGTTVLMSSHLLADMEQMCDFVLVLDGGLVRMAGDTEELVPMHTLVTGMLTERGELPAALGTHIVVEARTLGRQFSAMVRRQGPLELQWQLSEPSLEEVLLAYLRSPRAPALLSPTAVPGHQEESAA; this is encoded by the coding sequence GTGCCAGTGACCACTTCCGACGCGGCCACCGCCCGGTGGGCCCTGGAGGCCGAGGGGCTGGGCAAGAAGTACCGGCGGGGCTGGGCCCTGTGGGACTGCACCTTCCGGGTGCCGGTCGGCCGCGTCGCCGCCCTCGTCGGACCCAACGGCGCCGGCAAGAGCACCCTGCTGGGCCTCGCCACGCAACTCGTCGAGCCGACGACGGGCGAGCTGCGGATCCTGGGCGTGCCCGTGGGCCGCCCGGGATCGATGGCGCGCTGGGCCTACATCGCCCAGGACAAGCCGATGTTCACGTACTTCACGGTGGCGGACACGCTCCGGATGGGGCGCGAACTCAACCCGTCCTGGGACCAGGCGACGGCCCTGCGGATCGTCGAAGGCGGCCGGCTCGCGCCGGGCGCCCGGATCCGGGAGCTGTCGGCCGGCCAGCGGACCCGCGTCGCCTTCGCGCTCGCCTTCGCCGCGCGGCCCGAACTCCTCCTCCTGGACGAGCCGATGGCCGACCTCGACCCGGTCGCGCGGGACGAGATGGGAGCGCTGCTGCTGGCCGAGGCCGCCGAGCACGGGACCACCGTGCTCATGTCCTCCCACCTCCTCGCCGACATGGAGCAGATGTGCGACTTCGTGCTCGTGCTGGACGGGGGCCTGGTTCGGATGGCCGGTGACACCGAAGAGCTGGTGCCCATGCACACCCTCGTCACCGGGATGCTGACGGAGCGGGGCGAGCTGCCCGCCGCGCTCGGCACCCACATCGTCGTCGAGGCCCGCACCCTCGGCCGCCAGTTCAGCGCCATGGTCCGGCGCCAAGGACCGCTGGAGCTGCAGTGGCAGCTGTCCGAACCGAGCCTGGAAGAGGTGCTGCTCGCCTACCTCCGCTCCCCGCGGGCGCCCGCCCTGCTCTCCCCCACCGCGGTCCCCGGCCACCAAGAGGAGTCCGCCGCGTGA